From Vulpes vulpes isolate BD-2025 chromosome 7, VulVul3, whole genome shotgun sequence, one genomic window encodes:
- the LOC112911984 gene encoding histone H2B type 3-B yields the protein MPDPSKSAPAPKKGSKKAVTKAQKKDGKKRKRSRKESYSIYVYKVLKQVHPDTGISSKAMGIMNSFVNDIFERIASEASRLAHYNKRSTITSREVQTAVRLLLPGELAKHAVSEGTKAVTKYTSSK from the coding sequence ATGCCTGATCCGTCTAAGTCGGCCCCCGCGCCCAAGAAAGGCTCCAAGAAGGCCGTCACCAAGGCGCAGAAGAAGGACGGCAAGAAGCGCAAGCGCAGCCGCAAGGAGAGCTACTCCATCTACGTGTACAAGGTGCTGAAGCAGGTGCACCCCGACACCGGCATCTCGTCCAAGGCCATGGGCATCATGAACTCGTTCGTCAACGACATCTTCGAGCGCATCGCCAGCGAGGCCTCCCGCCTGGCGCATTACAACAAGCGCTCGACCATCACGTCCCGCGAGGTGCAGACGGCCGTGCGCCTGCTGCTGCCCGGCGAGCTGGCCAAGCACGCGGTGTCCGAGGGCACCAAGGCCGTCACCAAGTACACCAGCTCCAAGTGA
- the H2AC25 gene encoding histone H2A type 3 yields MSGRGKQGGKARAKAKSRSSRAGLQFPVGRVHRLLRKGNYSERVGAGAPVYLAAVLEYLTAEILELAGNAARDNKKTRIIPRHLQLAIRNDEELNKLLGRVTIAQGGVLPNIQAVLLPKKTESHHKAKSK; encoded by the coding sequence ATGTCTGGCCGAGGCAAGCAGGGTGGCAAGGCGCGCGCCAAGGCCAAGTCCCGCTCGTCGCGGGCGGGGCTGCAGTTCCCGGTGGGTCGCGTGCACCGCCTGCTCCGCAAGGGTAACTACTCGGAGCGGGTCGGGGCGGGCGCGCCGGTGTACCTGGCGGCCGTGCTGGAGTACCTGACGGCCGAGATCCTGGAGCTGGCGGGCAACGCGGCCCGCGACAACAAGAAGACGCGCATCATCCCGCGCCACCTGCAGCTGGCCATCCGCAACGACGAGGAGCTCAACAAGCTGCTGGGCCGCGTGACCATCGCGCAGGGCGGCGTCCTGCCCAACATCCAGGCCGTGCTGCTGCCCAAGAAGACCGAGAGCCACCACAAGGCCAAGAGCAAGTGA